The proteins below are encoded in one region of Aestuariivirga litoralis:
- a CDS encoding sugar ABC transporter ATP-binding protein, whose amino-acid sequence MNKPAPAGANIDGVVLEARNVSKSFGNIHALKGVNFSVYRGKVTTLFGENGAGKSTLMKILSGVIQPSGGEIVLDGAPISFVSSTDARNRGISIIHQELSLAPNLTVRDNIFMGRELIKAGQVDFAEEERQARTLMQELQQDIDPLTKVEDLRLGQQQIVEIARALSVNSRILIMDEPTSALSATEVEVLFRVVHDLTAKGVSIVYISHHLEEALLITNYAVVLRDGAMTAYAPRKDIDLEWIVRNMVGENFDLGSPPTGYRMGDVALSIEDLTVPAAGGGYNVVDHLSLSVKSGEIVCIYGLMGAGRTELLECVAGRLKPASGQVLLKGEDVAHLRIAERIDKGLALVPEDRQRDGLVQTMSVGQNLSLASIRAFVERLFVSNRREQDLISGAIKKVHIKTDGGRAPIGSLSGGNQQKVVIGKMMATNPKVLLLDEPSRGIDVGAKAEVFKLLAAGAKEGLAVIYSTSEVGECLSVAHRIIVLRRGNISAEFTSDTTKEKIMAASGEAKAA is encoded by the coding sequence ATGAACAAGCCCGCACCAGCAGGGGCGAACATTGACGGCGTGGTGCTGGAAGCGCGCAATGTCAGCAAGTCCTTCGGCAACATCCATGCCTTGAAGGGCGTGAATTTCAGCGTCTATCGCGGCAAGGTGACAACCTTGTTCGGTGAAAATGGCGCCGGAAAATCCACGCTGATGAAAATCCTCTCCGGTGTGATCCAGCCTTCGGGCGGCGAGATCGTTCTCGATGGTGCGCCGATCAGTTTTGTTTCATCCACGGACGCGCGCAACCGTGGCATCTCGATCATTCACCAGGAACTGAGCCTCGCGCCCAATCTGACCGTGCGCGACAATATTTTCATGGGCCGCGAGCTGATCAAGGCGGGTCAGGTGGATTTCGCTGAAGAAGAACGCCAGGCGCGCACTTTGATGCAAGAACTGCAGCAGGATATCGATCCCCTGACCAAGGTGGAAGACCTGCGCCTGGGCCAGCAGCAGATCGTGGAAATCGCCCGTGCTCTGTCCGTCAATTCACGCATCCTCATCATGGATGAGCCGACCTCTGCGCTCTCTGCCACCGAAGTCGAAGTGCTGTTCCGCGTGGTGCATGACCTCACGGCAAAAGGCGTCTCCATCGTTTACATTTCGCATCACCTCGAAGAGGCGTTGCTGATCACCAATTACGCCGTGGTGCTGCGCGATGGCGCGATGACGGCCTATGCACCGCGCAAGGATATTGATCTCGAATGGATCGTGCGCAACATGGTGGGCGAGAATTTCGATCTCGGCTCACCGCCGACTGGCTACAGGATGGGCGATGTGGCGCTCTCCATCGAAGACTTGACGGTTCCGGCGGCCGGGGGCGGTTACAATGTTGTTGATCACCTTTCGCTCTCGGTGAAATCCGGCGAAATTGTTTGCATCTATGGCCTGATGGGCGCAGGCCGCACCGAGCTTCTCGAATGTGTGGCAGGCCGCCTCAAGCCGGCATCCGGCCAGGTACTGCTGAAAGGCGAAGACGTTGCGCATCTGCGCATCGCCGAACGCATCGACAAGGGCCTCGCTCTTGTACCGGAAGACCGGCAGCGCGATGGCCTGGTGCAGACCATGTCTGTCGGACAAAATCTTTCACTCGCTTCGATTCGTGCTTTTGTCGAACGCCTCTTCGTTTCCAACCGCCGCGAGCAGGATCTGATCAGCGGCGCCATCAAGAAAGTGCATATCAAGACCGATGGTGGGCGCGCACCCATCGGCTCGCTCTCCGGCGGCAACCAGCAGAAGGTTGTCATAGGCAAGATGATGGCCACCAACCCGAAAGTGCTGCTGCTGGATGAACCGAGCCGCGGCATCGATGTCGGTGCCAAGGCGGAAGTGTTCAAGCTTCTGGCAGCGGGCGCCAAAGAGGGCCTGGCCGTCATCTATTCCACTTCGGAAGTGGGCGAATGCCTGAGCGTTGCGCATAGAATTATTGTTCTGCGCCGCGGCAATATCTCCGCCGAATTCACATCAGATACCACCAAGGAAAAAATCATGGCCGCTTCTGGCGAAGCCAAGGCGGCTTGA
- a CDS encoding DUF2291 family protein, translating to MSLNETRTSSSLSSRKGWIILGVAAVVLFGAMAASTKVVVVGSADDVRKKVFSKEEYGAAKFPDVQKFILEHAVDSKELGAAIATDATAAGTKYGVATNTGPVIPVTFTGTAGEGSSGIYKVAVDGLPEGTLVRVQMGPAINGTDLRDATGTIKFGQFTNQIEYQDAGSALNNEMKKQTLAGIDAANLTGKKITVTGVFKLINPKGWLVTPVKASVE from the coding sequence ATGTCGCTGAATGAAACCCGCACCTCGTCTTCACTCTCGTCCCGCAAGGGCTGGATCATCCTTGGCGTCGCGGCGGTCGTGCTGTTCGGCGCAATGGCAGCGAGCACCAAGGTCGTGGTCGTCGGTTCGGCCGATGATGTGCGCAAGAAGGTCTTCTCGAAAGAAGAATACGGCGCGGCGAAATTCCCTGACGTGCAGAAATTCATTCTCGAACATGCCGTGGATTCAAAAGAGCTGGGCGCAGCCATCGCAACCGACGCTACGGCCGCCGGCACGAAATATGGCGTAGCCACCAATACGGGTCCGGTGATCCCTGTCACTTTCACCGGCACGGCGGGCGAAGGCTCATCCGGCATCTATAAAGTGGCTGTTGATGGCTTGCCCGAAGGCACGCTGGTGCGTGTGCAGATGGGCCCGGCGATCAATGGCACCGATCTGCGTGACGCGACCGGCACCATCAAGTTCGGCCAGTTCACCAACCAGATTGAATATCAGGACGCCGGTTCTGCCCTCAACAATGAGATGAAGAAGCAAACGCTGGCTGGAATCGATGCGGCCAATCTCACCGGCAAGAAAATCACCGTCACCGGCGTGTTCAAGCTGATCAATCCCAAGGGCTGGCTGGTCACGCCCGTCAAGGCGTCGGTGGAATGA
- a CDS encoding FGGY-family carbohydrate kinase: MKGSPHSASGDVIIGVDAGTSVIKAVAFDLEGRQLDAAAIPNRYHTGQGGAVTQSLEQTYLDCAQALRNLGSKIPNLATRTIALAVTGQGDGTWLVGKDNKPVGDAWLWLDARAAPTVERLAASSANRARFELTGTGLNTCQQGTQLAHMLATAPDLLARAEVALHCKDWLFLNLTGTRATDPSEASFTFGDFRTRQYNDDVLEALGLSKQRHLLPPIVEGSETTFPLTADAAKATGLRPGIPVTLAYVDMAMTAFGAGVYTGDKDAACSVIGSTGVHMRAVKAHDVFLNDEGTGYVIPLPSPGIVTQVQTNMAATLNLDWVLRLGQQVLQDFGQEESHGAMVAKIDGWLARTKPGALLYHPYISEAGERGPFVDAAARAQFTGLSSTHSYADLVRAVIEGLGLAMRDCYAMMGDMPKELRITGGAARSAALRQVLSAAVNAPVRVSAREEAGAAGAAIMAAVAVKAYPNVETCIAKWVTPLLGAPEAPDAEAADIYRQRFEVYRKTRVSMLPIWKDLAALPHEKS; the protein is encoded by the coding sequence ATGAAGGGTTCGCCACACAGCGCATCGGGCGATGTGATCATCGGTGTTGATGCCGGCACGTCGGTGATCAAGGCCGTGGCCTTTGATCTCGAAGGCCGCCAGCTGGATGCCGCCGCCATTCCGAACCGCTATCACACAGGCCAGGGCGGCGCTGTCACTCAATCGCTGGAGCAGACCTATCTTGATTGTGCGCAGGCGCTGCGCAATCTGGGCAGCAAGATTCCAAACCTCGCCACGCGCACCATCGCACTCGCCGTCACTGGCCAGGGCGACGGCACATGGCTTGTCGGCAAAGACAATAAGCCCGTGGGTGATGCGTGGCTGTGGCTTGATGCGCGGGCCGCGCCCACAGTTGAGCGGCTTGCCGCTTCATCAGCAAACCGCGCTCGCTTCGAACTTACGGGCACTGGCCTCAACACCTGCCAGCAAGGCACGCAGCTGGCGCATATGCTGGCCACCGCTCCTGATCTTCTGGCGCGGGCGGAAGTTGCGCTGCATTGCAAGGATTGGCTATTCCTCAATCTCACTGGCACGCGCGCCACTGATCCTTCGGAAGCGAGTTTCACCTTCGGTGATTTCCGCACGCGGCAGTATAACGACGATGTGCTCGAGGCTTTAGGCCTCAGCAAGCAGCGCCACTTGCTGCCGCCGATTGTGGAAGGCAGCGAGACAACATTTCCGCTGACTGCGGATGCGGCGAAGGCCACCGGCCTGCGCCCCGGCATTCCGGTGACGCTGGCTTATGTCGATATGGCTATGACGGCGTTTGGCGCTGGCGTTTATACCGGCGACAAGGACGCGGCCTGTTCCGTCATCGGCTCCACCGGCGTGCATATGCGCGCGGTGAAGGCGCATGATGTCTTCCTGAATGATGAAGGCACGGGCTATGTGATCCCCCTGCCCTCGCCCGGGATCGTCACGCAGGTGCAGACCAATATGGCGGCCACGCTCAATCTCGATTGGGTGCTGCGGCTGGGCCAGCAAGTGTTGCAGGATTTCGGCCAGGAAGAGAGCCATGGCGCCATGGTGGCCAAGATTGATGGCTGGCTGGCACGCACAAAGCCCGGCGCGCTTCTGTATCATCCCTATATCTCCGAAGCAGGCGAGCGTGGGCCTTTCGTCGATGCAGCCGCGCGCGCGCAATTCACCGGGCTTTCTTCCACGCATTCCTATGCTGATCTGGTGCGAGCGGTGATCGAGGGCCTGGGCCTCGCGATGCGCGATTGTTATGCAATGATGGGCGACATGCCGAAGGAGCTGCGCATCACTGGCGGTGCGGCGCGCTCTGCGGCTTTGCGCCAGGTTCTGTCTGCCGCCGTCAATGCGCCGGTGCGTGTGTCGGCCCGCGAAGAGGCGGGCGCTGCCGGTGCCGCCATCATGGCCGCCGTGGCGGTGAAGGCCTATCCCAACGTGGAAACCTGCATCGCCAAATGGGTGACGCCGCTGCTGGGTGCGCCGGAAGCGCCTGATGCCGAGGCCGCAGACATCTACCGCCAACGCTTTGAAGTTTACCGCAAGACGCGAGTCTCCATGTTGCCGATCTGGAAAGACCTCGCCGCCTTGCCCCACGAGAAATCCTGA
- a CDS encoding glycerol-3-phosphate dehydrogenase, whose product MLKKNENDAFDLVVIGGGVNGAGIARDAAGRGLKVLMCEKDDLAQGTSSRSGKLVHGGLRYLEYYEFRLVREALIEREVLLNSAPHIIWPMRFVLPHSPDDRPAWLVRLGLFLYDNLGGRKRLPGTRSLDLRRAPEGAPILPQFTKGFEYSDCWVDDARLVVLNAIDAAEKGAEILTRTTCVSARREGGVWNVQLKDKTGVRTVTAKALVNAAGPWVNDIVGRVAGVNSSRNVRLVKGSHIIVPKFWDGQHAYLVQNHDKRVIFINPYQDGLALIGTTDIPYDGKVEDVKIEDTETDYLIAAVNRYFKQKLRRADVVHSYSGVRPLFDDGKGNPSAVTRDYVFDLDEAGGAPMLSVFGGKITTFRKLSEHAVQRLAKFFPQMGGDWTRGGILPGGELANADFPAFVNQLREAYPWLPRELVQHYARLYGSRTSTLLGNAKSVNDLGKDFGAGLHEAEVNYLRRHEWAQTADDILTRRTKLGLVISDKEIAALDKWLSAQKVLA is encoded by the coding sequence ATGCTGAAGAAAAATGAAAATGACGCGTTCGATCTTGTGGTGATCGGCGGCGGGGTGAATGGTGCAGGCATCGCACGCGATGCCGCAGGCCGCGGCCTCAAGGTTTTGATGTGCGAGAAGGATGATCTGGCGCAGGGCACCTCGTCACGCTCTGGCAAGCTGGTGCATGGCGGCTTGCGCTATCTCGAATATTACGAATTCCGCCTGGTGCGCGAAGCACTGATCGAGCGTGAAGTGTTGCTCAATTCGGCGCCGCATATCATCTGGCCGATGCGCTTTGTTCTCCCGCACAGTCCGGATGACCGGCCCGCCTGGCTAGTGCGACTGGGACTTTTTCTCTACGACAATCTCGGCGGACGCAAACGCCTGCCGGGCACGCGCAGCCTCGATCTGCGCCGTGCGCCGGAGGGTGCGCCCATCCTGCCGCAATTCACCAAGGGTTTTGAATATTCCGATTGCTGGGTGGATGATGCGCGGCTCGTCGTGCTGAACGCCATCGACGCCGCCGAGAAGGGTGCCGAGATTCTCACGCGCACGACCTGCGTCAGCGCGCGCCGCGAGGGTGGCGTGTGGAATGTGCAACTGAAAGACAAGACGGGCGTTCGCACTGTCACAGCCAAGGCATTGGTCAATGCAGCCGGGCCCTGGGTCAATGATATTGTGGGGCGCGTGGCTGGCGTGAATTCCAGCCGCAATGTGCGCCTGGTCAAAGGCAGCCATATCATCGTGCCGAAATTCTGGGACGGGCAGCACGCCTATCTGGTGCAGAACCACGACAAGCGGGTGATCTTTATCAATCCCTATCAGGACGGACTGGCGCTGATCGGCACCACCGACATTCCCTATGACGGCAAGGTCGAAGACGTGAAGATCGAAGACACCGAGACCGATTATCTGATCGCGGCAGTGAACCGCTATTTCAAGCAGAAGCTGCGCCGCGCCGATGTGGTGCATAGCTATTCCGGCGTGCGCCCGCTGTTTGATGATGGCAAGGGCAACCCTTCTGCTGTCACGCGCGACTATGTGTTTGATCTCGACGAGGCTGGCGGCGCGCCGATGCTCAGCGTGTTCGGTGGCAAGATCACCACCTTCCGCAAGCTGTCAGAACATGCCGTGCAACGCCTCGCCAAGTTCTTTCCGCAGATGGGCGGTGACTGGACGCGCGGTGGAATTCTGCCGGGTGGCGAATTGGCGAATGCGGATTTCCCCGCTTTTGTGAATCAGTTGCGCGAGGCCTATCCATGGCTGCCGCGTGAACTGGTGCAGCATTATGCAAGGCTTTATGGGTCGCGCACCTCCACGCTGCTCGGCAATGCCAAATCGGTGAACGACCTCGGCAAGGATTTCGGCGCTGGCCTGCACGAAGCTGAAGTGAATTATCTGCGCCGCCATGAATGGGCGCAAACGGCGGATGACATTCTCACCCGCCGCACCAAGCTGGGTCTCGTGATCTCAGACAAGGAAATCGCCGCACTGGACAAGTGGCTGAGCGCACAGAAGGTGCTGGCGTAA
- a CDS encoding sugar phosphate isomerase/epimerase family protein — MGLTLSLNTNPLVNRFADPDDLIDTVARDLRLRDLQLTHEFINPSWSAPVIARLTKQMSAALKRTGVRVTSGMTGPYGRLNHFGHPDKDVRRYYIEWFKTFVDITAELGGLSVGTQFAIFTYKDFDDAKRREELTQIAIDSWAEVAEHGKKAGLKYVFWEPMSIGREFGDTIASCLALQKRLTDANMAVPMWMMADIDHGDVTSANPDDFDPYAWARAVPPYSPIIHIKQSLMDKGGHRPFTAAFNAKGRIQPAPLLKAFAEGGAMDNEICLELSFKEREPNDREVIPQIAESVAFWAPHIDTGAEHLNI; from the coding sequence ATGGGGCTCACTCTCTCACTGAACACCAATCCGCTGGTCAACCGCTTTGCCGATCCGGATGATCTGATTGACACCGTGGCGCGGGATTTGCGCTTGCGCGACCTGCAGCTCACCCATGAATTCATCAACCCGTCATGGTCGGCCCCGGTGATCGCTCGTCTCACGAAACAAATGTCAGCGGCGCTGAAGCGCACCGGCGTGCGCGTCACCTCCGGCATGACCGGGCCTTATGGCAGGCTCAATCATTTCGGCCATCCGGACAAGGATGTGCGGCGTTACTATATCGAATGGTTCAAAACCTTCGTCGACATTACTGCCGAACTCGGCGGGTTATCGGTGGGCACGCAATTTGCGATTTTCACCTACAAGGATTTCGACGACGCCAAGCGCCGCGAAGAGCTGACGCAGATCGCCATCGACAGCTGGGCCGAAGTGGCCGAGCACGGCAAGAAGGCTGGGCTCAAATATGTGTTCTGGGAGCCGATGAGCATCGGCCGCGAATTCGGTGATACGATTGCCTCCTGCCTCGCTTTGCAAAAGCGGCTGACCGACGCCAATATGGCCGTGCCCATGTGGATGATGGCGGATATTGACCATGGCGATGTGACCAGCGCCAATCCGGATGATTTTGATCCTTACGCCTGGGCGCGCGCCGTGCCGCCTTACTCTCCCATCATCCATATCAAGCAGAGCCTGATGGACAAGGGCGGGCACCGGCCCTTCACCGCCGCCTTTAATGCGAAAGGCCGCATCCAGCCCGCACCTTTGCTCAAGGCGTTCGCCGAGGGTGGTGCCATGGACAATGAAATCTGCCTCGAGCTTTCCTTCAAGGAACGCGAGCCGAATGACCGCGAGGTCATTCCGCAGATTGCGGAAAGTGTGGCTTTCTGGGCGCCGCATATTGACACGGGCGCCGAACACCTGAACATCTGA
- a CDS encoding sugar-binding transcriptional regulator, whose translation MTQAAVAERLGITSVKAHRLISRALAEGVVKITIEGDIVECVELENELRTRFALDFCMVAPDLDEEGQPFRALGTAGANYLRRQIEGGAHQVIGLGHGSTLAAVVQQMARMNVADVRFVSLLGGVTPDYSVNPHDVMHTIAEKTGARAHFLPVPFFANSVEDREVLLAQRGVHDILDLANKSTLKIVGIGTVGSSATLAISRMVEPREIKAIQADGGIGEMLGYFFDKHGRVLQTALTARTLSVSFGAHGSDQIVAIAGGKEKQDAIHAVLQSRRLRGLITDEATAKALLAR comes from the coding sequence ATGACCCAGGCCGCCGTTGCCGAACGGCTGGGCATCACTTCCGTCAAGGCGCACCGCCTGATTTCGCGCGCACTCGCTGAAGGCGTGGTTAAGATCACCATCGAAGGCGACATTGTTGAATGCGTGGAGCTTGAGAACGAGTTGCGCACCCGCTTCGCGCTGGATTTCTGCATGGTGGCGCCTGATCTCGATGAAGAGGGCCAGCCGTTCCGCGCACTCGGTACTGCAGGTGCCAATTATCTGCGCCGGCAAATTGAAGGCGGCGCGCATCAGGTGATCGGCCTCGGCCATGGCAGCACACTGGCCGCCGTGGTGCAGCAGATGGCGCGGATGAATGTGGCCGATGTGCGCTTCGTCTCGCTGCTGGGTGGCGTGACGCCCGACTATTCCGTGAACCCACATGACGTCATGCACACGATCGCCGAAAAAACCGGTGCGCGCGCGCATTTCCTGCCGGTGCCGTTCTTCGCCAATTCGGTGGAAGACCGCGAAGTGCTGCTCGCACAGCGCGGCGTGCATGACATTCTGGATCTGGCCAACAAATCAACACTGAAAATCGTCGGCATCGGCACAGTGGGCAGTAGCGCCACGCTGGCCATTTCCCGCATGGTGGAGCCGCGCGAAATCAAGGCCATTCAGGCCGATGGCGGCATCGGTGAAATGCTGGGCTATTTCTTCGACAAGCATGGCCGCGTGCTGCAAACCGCGCTCACCGCGCGCACGCTTTCTGTGTCATTCGGCGCGCATGGTTCGGATCAGATTGTTGCGATTGCCGGTGGCAAGGAAAAGCAGGATGCGATTCATGCCGTGCTGCAGAGCCGCAGGTTGCGCGGGCTGATCACCGATGAGGCGACGGCGAAGGCGCTGCTGGCGCGCTAA
- a CDS encoding Gfo/Idh/MocA family protein — MAKFKVVGISFDHMHMGDLLRLVHENPDAEIAGIFDPNPAKMESAIANFGLGADKVFTDFDACMKATKPDLAILCAATADHATYTERLAKYGVHVFVEKPFAASVADARRMMAAMKPTGKIMAINWPLVWVPSHVTAKRLIAEGTIGTLTSVHFNDGNRGPLYHLADKVEVSAAEVEKQKPGSWWYKRSSGGGSLLDYLGYGSTLGTWYMDGEAPSEVTCTVDHTPGIEVDQHSITVCRYARGLSRMETRWGTLTDPWTIQPQPTCGFVFVGTDGSISSPDYATHVSVQTRAKPEATLVPVDTLPVGKRNAIEYVLGCIKNGTKVTGPLDPEVSLMGQRIVDTAAQSAKEKRTLALLP, encoded by the coding sequence ATGGCCAAGTTCAAAGTCGTCGGCATTTCTTTTGATCACATGCATATGGGCGATTTGCTGCGCCTCGTGCATGAAAATCCCGATGCGGAAATCGCCGGCATTTTCGATCCCAACCCGGCCAAGATGGAAAGCGCCATTGCCAATTTCGGTCTTGGCGCCGACAAAGTGTTCACTGACTTTGACGCCTGCATGAAGGCCACCAAGCCTGATCTCGCCATCCTCTGCGCTGCCACCGCTGATCACGCCACTTACACCGAGCGTCTCGCCAAATACGGCGTACATGTTTTCGTGGAAAAACCCTTCGCCGCTTCTGTGGCCGATGCCCGCCGCATGATGGCGGCGATGAAACCCACGGGAAAGATCATGGCGATCAACTGGCCTTTGGTCTGGGTGCCCAGCCATGTGACTGCCAAGCGCCTGATCGCCGAAGGCACCATCGGCACATTGACGAGCGTGCATTTCAATGACGGAAATCGCGGCCCGCTCTATCACCTCGCCGACAAGGTGGAAGTCTCCGCCGCAGAGGTCGAGAAGCAAAAGCCGGGCTCATGGTGGTACAAGCGCAGCTCCGGCGGCGGCAGTCTGCTCGACTATCTGGGTTACGGTTCCACCTTAGGCACTTGGTACATGGATGGCGAGGCGCCGTCGGAGGTGACCTGCACAGTGGATCACACGCCAGGCATCGAGGTCGATCAGCATTCGATCACCGTGTGCCGCTATGCGCGTGGTCTCTCCCGCATGGAAACGCGCTGGGGCACGTTGACCGACCCATGGACCATCCAGCCACAGCCCACCTGTGGCTTTGTTTTCGTCGGCACTGACGGAAGCATTTCCAGCCCGGATTATGCCACGCATGTGTCCGTGCAAACCCGCGCCAAGCCGGAAGCCACTTTGGTGCCGGTCGATACGCTGCCGGTGGGCAAGCGCAATGCGATTGAGTATGTGTTGGGCTGCATCAAGAACGGTACGAAGGTCACAGGCCCACTCGATCCCGAAGTCAGCCTGATGGGCCAGCGCATTGTCGATACGGCCGCTCAATCAGCCAAGGAGAAGCGCACGCTGGCGCTCTTGCCGTAG
- a CDS encoding ABC transporter permease, with translation MSIAAETASPMSRLGRFLKDNPTLPLVILLLILVGLLEVIRPGIVNDRWISNTIRFATPLAMLAACQTLAMLTGGIDLSVGVVATITGYMLATLSPIVGVPLATVLALIPALLVGLINGFGVAFCRVHPLIMTLGTGLIATGCLQVYQRAVIATGVQFPDLWVWLGSGRTGVFPNALFLFVPFAAIIVLGQRRTGFGRLLYAIGSNERAARLSGVHPWQVYVLLYVLSALIAGLAGFLDLGLIKTASLSLAMPLVLPSVAAAVIGGTSIFGGRGGYGGTIIGALILTVLGTLLTLLQMPEGARRMVFGLIILAVTALYARLTDQT, from the coding sequence ATGAGCATCGCAGCCGAAACCGCTTCGCCCATGTCGCGCCTTGGGCGCTTCCTGAAAGACAATCCCACGCTTCCTCTGGTCATCCTGCTGCTCATTCTGGTGGGCCTGCTGGAAGTGATCCGCCCCGGCATCGTCAACGACCGCTGGATCAGCAACACCATCCGCTTCGCAACACCGCTGGCCATGCTGGCCGCCTGCCAGACTTTGGCGATGTTGACGGGCGGCATCGATCTTTCTGTTGGCGTTGTCGCCACCATCACCGGCTATATGCTGGCCACGCTGTCGCCCATCGTCGGCGTGCCTCTAGCCACGGTCTTGGCCCTCATTCCGGCTTTGCTGGTGGGTCTCATCAATGGCTTCGGCGTAGCCTTCTGCCGGGTCCATCCCCTCATCATGACATTGGGCACGGGGCTTATCGCCACCGGTTGCCTGCAGGTCTATCAGCGCGCTGTGATCGCCACCGGTGTGCAATTCCCCGATCTCTGGGTCTGGCTTGGCTCCGGCCGCACTGGTGTTTTCCCCAATGCGCTGTTCCTGTTCGTGCCCTTCGCTGCGATCATTGTCCTGGGCCAGCGCCGCACCGGCTTTGGCCGCTTGCTCTATGCTATTGGATCGAATGAACGCGCCGCCCGCCTGTCCGGCGTGCATCCCTGGCAGGTCTATGTTCTGCTTTATGTCTTGTCGGCACTCATCGCTGGCCTTGCAGGCTTCCTCGATCTCGGCCTGATCAAGACTGCCTCGCTCTCACTCGCCATGCCGCTGGTTCTGCCCTCCGTGGCAGCGGCGGTGATCGGCGGCACCTCGATCTTCGGCGGGCGTGGCGGCTATGGCGGCACCATCATCGGCGCGCTGATCCTGACCGTACTGGGCACGCTGCTCACCCTGCTGCAAATGCCGGAAGGGGCCCGCCGCATGGTGTTTGGCCTCATTATCCTCGCGGTCACCGCGCTTTATGCAAGGCTCACCGATCAAACCTAG
- a CDS encoding ABC transporter permease, translating to MAGFVSRNAWTFGLAAFLALLLVATKIIQPSFGIDGLDSVSRAALPFALATLGMSIVIIAGGIDLSIGSIMAVASVTAAVMMQGQSDGLSVPIVLFVLAFGALIGAINGALIVITRVPDIVVTLATLFVLEGAAILILESPGGAIAPWLRELIVGGLPIPGLGWIPKSLVVLVVSAAVIWMPISRSKLGLMLYAIGSDKLAAFRSGVPVSRTKIISYALAGLFAALGGLAVTMSTGIGEPIPGPYLLASVAAAVLGGVSLTGGKGGLIGPILAVFILRLMRLDLTLLSVDPNATSIIEGTVMVAVVMFGGLLAVRGKKS from the coding sequence ATGGCTGGCTTTGTCTCCCGCAACGCCTGGACTTTCGGCCTCGCGGCTTTCCTCGCGCTGCTGCTGGTGGCCACCAAAATCATCCAGCCCAGCTTTGGCATTGATGGCCTCGACTCCGTCTCGCGTGCCGCCTTGCCTTTCGCACTGGCTACGCTCGGCATGTCGATCGTCATCATCGCCGGCGGCATCGATCTCTCCATCGGCTCTATCATGGCGGTAGCCAGCGTCACCGCCGCCGTGATGATGCAGGGCCAGAGCGATGGGCTGTCCGTACCCATTGTGCTCTTCGTGCTGGCCTTCGGCGCGCTGATCGGCGCCATCAATGGCGCGCTCATCGTCATCACCCGCGTACCCGATATCGTCGTCACCCTGGCCACGCTTTTCGTGCTGGAAGGTGCGGCCATCCTCATCCTCGAATCCCCCGGCGGTGCCATCGCGCCCTGGCTGCGCGAGTTGATCGTGGGCGGCCTTCCCATTCCCGGCCTCGGCTGGATTCCAAAATCACTCGTCGTGCTTGTGGTCTCCGCCGCAGTGATCTGGATGCCGATCAGCCGCTCCAAACTGGGTCTCATGCTCTACGCCATTGGCAGCGACAAGCTCGCCGCCTTCCGTTCCGGTGTTCCCGTTTCGCGCACCAAGATTATTTCCTATGCGCTGGCCGGATTGTTCGCGGCACTCGGCGGCCTCGCCGTCACCATGAGCACCGGCATCGGCGAACCCATTCCCGGCCCTTATTTGCTGGCCAGTGTGGCGGCTGCTGTGCTGGGTGGCGTATCACTCACCGGCGGCAAGGGCGGATTGATCGGGCCGATCCTCGCGGTCTTCATCCTGCGTCTGATGCGGTTGGACCTCACGCTTCTGTCGGTTGATCCCAATGCCACATCGATCATCGAAGGCACCGTGATGGTGGCCGTGGTCATGTTCGGTGGCCTGTTGGCTGTGAGAGGGAAAAAATCATGA